Part of the Tenacibaculum sp. SZ-18 genome, AGGCTATGCCATTGGAAGTGTAATAGATAGTGGAGTAAGTGTTCAAGAATACAAAAGTGAACAAGAAGATTATAGTAAAAGAAGTAAAAAAAGACCAAAAGTTAAAACATCAACTTCAGGAGATTTTGAAATTAGTTTGTTGGTTTTAGCGTCTGTAGTAATTAAATCAGATGGAAATGTTGATAAAAGAGAGCTCGATTTTGTAAGAACCCATTTTACGAAACTATACGGAAAAGAAAGAGCTAATCGTGCTTTTAAACTTTTTAATGGTGTTATAAAAAAGGATGTTTCAACTAGACAAGTTTGTATTCAAATACGTGAACACATGTCTCATTCCTCAAGATTACAGTTAATTCATTTTCTTTTTGGTATTGCCCAGGCAGATGAGATTGTTCAAGCTTCGGAAGAAGAGATGATTAGGAAAATAGCAGGTTATCTATTTATTAATGATAGAGATTATGAGTCAATAAAAGCAATGTTCTACGATGAAGCTGATGCCGCTTACAAAATTTTAGAAATTGAAAGAGAGGCTTCAAACGATGAAATTAAAAAAGCCTATAGAAGGATGGCTAAGAAATTTCATCCAGACAGACTACAAGATATTGGAGAGGAACACATGAATACAGCTAAAGAAAAGTTTCAAAGCATACAAAAGGCTTATGAAACGTTAAAACAAGAAAGAAATTTTTAGGCATGTGTAATTAAAAAAAAAATTGTATATTTAGCATATAAGAAAATTAAACTTCACAGTCCTTCTGTCCCCCCACTTAAGCCCCTTTGAGTTTTCCAAGGCTATAAATTGATTATCAACGGTATTAAATAAAGATGGCGTCAAAACCACGTATTCTTATTTTTACAATAAATACATTTTGTTGGTAACTAATTTTTAATACTTCCGTAATTTAAAAGTAACTATCCACTTACACTTAATAATTAAAATGTAGATTATGATTAAGTGTTGTACAATTTCTAAAAAGGAAAATTATTTCTTATGTAGTTTAATGCTCACATATTTTTACTCTGTTAAATCCCCATTAACATTTAATGTTTTCTTTTCATTAAATCAATGTCTGATATTTGATAAAAAGTCCATATCAAATATTAAGATAGGATGGCTGCATCACAACAAACATTTTGAATATTATTATAGCAATACTCCTCTAATTAAGGAGAATTCTATTCTTTGTTTAATAAAATTCTTTCCTTAACAAATATGAAAATGAAAAAAAATTAAACGTTTTCATTTTCAATTAGTATCTAAATTTTTGATTAATGATTATACTTAAACCAAATATTGGTTGAAGTAATGTTTATATCCTATAAAGAAATTGTAGAGGTATTCCCCGACATAATAATTATTTAAATTTCCCCTATGTTCATTCACTTTTTCAATCCAAAAATTCAACTTAATAAATTCATTTTTTTATTTTTTTTAATTAGTACTACGGTTACATCTTTTTCTCAAAATTGCTCTATAAATGCTGGCGTAGGTGGAAGCGTATGCGAGGGTGAGGGAATTGTTCTCGATGGTATTGGAGATTCCAATGTTGTTTCAATTATTTGGACCCAAGTATCAGGGCCGTCTGTAGGTATGAGTGATCCAGCATCGTATACTCCAACAGTAACTGGAGCAACTGCTGGTAATACTTATGTGTTTAGATTGACAGGAGTCTGTACAGATTCAATTGTAACATCCCAAATTGTTACTTACGAAGTAAAATATTCTCCATTATCTGATGCAGGTACTAATATATTAGGATGTCCAGGTAATTATAATTTATCAGCAAATACTCCTGATCCTGGTTTTACAGGAGAGTGGAACATAATCGGTACGAATAATGCAAATATTATCATAATTGATGAAAATTCACCCACCACCCAAATTTCATTACCCGAGACTAGTTCAGGTGAAACCGTTTTAGAGTGGAGAGTTACTGACGGTAATCCAGCAACATGTGATGGTGTTTCTACAATTACAGTTACAAATATTGGTGGAGAGTCAGTTGTAAGCGCAGATAGTAATGCAGTTGTAGATTTAGACTCTTGTTTTGATGTTAATACAAGTTATAGATTAGATGCTTCTTTTGGTGGTAGTGGATTAGGTGGGCAAGAAGGAATATGGGAATTAGTAAGTGGACCTAATAATCCTTCATTTGGAAATATTAATAATAATACAACTAGGGTTTCAAATTTAATAGAAGGGACATATGTTCTTAGATGGAGTGTAAGCGGTCCATGTGCAAATGGTTCAGATACAGTAACAATAAATGTTCCAGCTCCGTCTGGTAGTGTTACACGCGCAAGGGATTTAATAGACGATGATGTAATTAGGATTTGCGCAAATCCTTCGAATCCAACTACACAATATTTATTAGTTGCAGATCCACCTGAAAAAGCAGGAGAAACAATCGAATGGACGAAGATAGGAGGGCCTTCAGGTGTTACTATAGTCGATCCATACAATCCATCTACGCTAGTAACAGGGTTAAGTGAAACAGCTGGAGGTAACGCCAGTAGAATCAATTATACATTTAGATATACAATAACAAGTCCAGATGGTAACTGCGTTTCAACTGATAATGTTTCAATTCGTTTTATCAAAACACCTCTCAATGTAGAAATTACTGATAATGGAACACCATCAGAATGTATATTTACTAATTTGAATGGTGCGGGAATTGCAACAGTCAATTTTGGTTTAATCAGAGACGATACAGGTTCAACGACACGTTATAGTATTTTAGACGCACCTAATGGTACATACTTATCAACACCCAATGCTACTCCAAGAATTACACCAACAAATTATAGTGGAATTGGTGCAGTATCTTCAGGTAATTCAACAGGAGGGAATAATTTCACTTTAACATTTGCTGAAATTGGAACATATATTGTGGGTGTAGAAAGAGATCCTAATGGTGATGTGGAAAATGGTTGTACTTCAGTATATGATGTAATTACAGTAAAGGTTTCAGGAACAGCAGGAGGAGCTAATGCAGGAACTGATATTTATATATGTACACCGAGCACATCAGCATCACTTACAGGTAATACACCTACCCAAGGAATTGGAACTTGGTCTCAAGTTAGTGGTCCTAATACAGGAGTTATAATAGATCCTTCAAATCCAACAAGTACGGTCACAGGTTTAACAAGTGGTGTTTATTATTTTAGATGGAGTATAAGTAGTGGTCCTAACGGAGTAATTAGTTCAAATAATATAGATGAAGTTAAAGTTGCTGTCTCTACTTCTGTTCCTAATCCTGCAAGTAATTTTGCTGGCCCCGATAATAACATTTGTGCTGGGTCATATCAATTACAGGCTAATGATATTTTAGAAAACGAACTTGGAACATGGAGTGTAACGCCTTCGGCTGGAGTTTCATTTTCAGATCCAAATGATCCTAAAGCAATAGTTTCGGGACTCGACAGGAATACTATTTATACCTTTACATATACAATTTCTAATACCTGTGGAACTGTAAATGATGACGTTATAATTACAACAAATAATAATTTTGGTCCCGCTACTTCTCAAGCTGGACCAGATCAATGTATTTCTGGTGTGTCATCGACATCATTAGGAGCAACCCAAGTTTCGGTTGGAATAGGTACATGGTCTCAATTATCAGGACCCAATACGGCATTTTTTTCCGATATAAATGATCCCAGTGCGATAGTATCCGGTTTAGTTGAAGGGAATTATATTTTTAGATGGTCTACTGTAGACCCCAGCTGTCCAAGTAATGTCACTTCAGATACAGTTACTGTATCTTTATTCAATTCTGTAGCTTCTGCCGGAATCGATAATACATCTTGTGGAAGTAATTCTGTGACTATGAGTGCAACAGCTGTAAATTCTCCAAACGAAGGCAGGTGGGTTCAAACTTTTGGTCCCGCAGGTTGGAGTGTATCTGATATTAATAGTAATACAGCGACGTTTAGTGGTTTAGAAGATGGTATTTATGAGTTTGAATGGAGAATAGCTACGGCCGATTGTGCAAATAATGATAAAGTTTCTTTTTCAATTACAAATACACCAACACCAGCGAGTCTAACTTCAAGTACTTTAAATGTTTGTAGTACATCAACCAACTTAAACGCAAATCCAGCAATTATTGGTGTCGGAGTTTGGGAGTATGTTTCTGGACCTAACAGAGCTTCTATAAGCGATATTTCAGATAGTAACGCTACTGTGAGTGGTTTGGTTACGGGAACATATGTTTACAGATGGACCACATCTCCTGAGTATGCCAGCCCAGATCCTTCCTGTAATACTACTTTAACAACATCAGCAACTTTAACGCTTAATGTTGTTGTTCCAGCAGATGCAGGCGACGATCAGACTTTATGTGGTGTAGATAATGTTTTACTTGAGGGAACATTAGGTTCACAAGGTACATGGACATTGATTAGTACATCTGGTTCAGATGTTCCTGTAATTACAGCATTGAATGATAATATGGCTACAGCTACTATCATTACTGGTAATACTTATGTTTTTCAATATGAAATTACTATTCCTTCGGGATCATCCTGCACTACCACTACTGACACTGTCACAATTTCTAATCTTTCTTTAGATACTCCTTATGCTGGATCAGATATTGATCTTTGCCCCACTGATGGTGGGGTTGCAACTATGGCAGCAAATACAATTACCTCTGGAACTTGGATTTATAATTCAGGAGTAAGTACAGGTTCAAGTACACCTTCAATAACCAATGCTTCATCTGCGACTACTACAATTACTAATTTAAATACAGAAGGTACTTATGTTTTTACTTGGCAAACGGATAATGGTACTTGTATAAATCAAGATGAGTTAAGTATAAATGTTTATGAAGCTCCAAGTGTTGCAGATGCCGGTTCTACAATAAACATCTGTACTTTGAATCCGCAATTAAATGCAGTCACTCCGACCATAGGATTGGGATCATGGAGTGTGGTAGGGACTCCAACGGGAGGATTATTAGTTTCTTTTGATAGTCCAAGTAGTCCAACTACAAGTCTAACATTAACAAATGCAGATGCAGGAGATACGGCAGTTTTAAGATGGACTGTAACTAATGGGGTATCATGTGCAACATCTATAGATGATATTACAGTAACAGTAGTGGATTCTACTGCTGCAACTTTGAGTACAATTTCATCTGTTAACAGTTGTCAAGGATTAAATAATGGAACTATTAGCATAAGTGGAACAGGAGGAACTTTACCTTATGTTTATAACCTTTTGTATTCGAATAGTTTAAATGGAGTTTTTATTGATGATTCAGCGACGAACGGTGATAATGATGGTAGCTACACAGGCTTGAAACCAGGTTTTTATAAGGTTGTGTTAACCGATGCTTCTTTTTGTGGAGAAGTTGAATCTTCTGTAGTACAGATTTCGGAGATAGCCACACCTTCTTTACCAACAGTAAGTAATGTTGAGTATTGTGTGGGAGATGGGGCATCTCAATTAACTGCAATGGCTTCTGGAACTTTAATTTGGTATGATACTGATGGTAGTTCAATTCTTGGTGTTTCTCCAACTCCAAGTACATCGGTGTCAGGAGAAACAACATATTTTGTTAGTCACTCTAATGGTTTGTGTGAAAGTTCAAAAGTTCCTGTAAGGATAAGGGTTAGTGATCCCATTACTCAGACCATAACAGGAGGAAACACTGTAAATGTTGGAAAAAGTATTAATTTGGCTAGTACAACAAGTGGAGGTTCTTGGTCGAGCTCGAATTTAAGTATAGCGTCTGTAGATATTTCAAGTGGTACAGTTACTGGTTTGGCGAGTGGGTCTGTTACTATTACATATTCAGTAATTACAGCGGGAGGTTGTATTAATTCTGATACACAAATTATTACAGTAAATGATATTCCAACGGGGAGCNNNNNNNNNNNNNNNNNNNNNNNNNNNNNNNNNNNNNNNNNNNNNNNNNNNNNNNNNNNNNNNNNNNNNNNNNNNNNNNNNNNNNNNNNNNNNNNNNNNNNNNNNNNNNNNNNNNNNNNNNNNNNNNNNNNNNNNNNNNNNNNNNNNNNNNNNNNNNNNNNNNNNNNNNNNNNNNNNNNNNNNNNNNNNNNNNNNNNNNNNNNNNNNNNNNNNNNNNNNNNNNNNNNNNNNNNNNNNNNNNNNNNNNNNNNNNNNNNNNNNNNNNNNNNNNNNNNNNNNNNNNNNNNNNNNNNNNNNNNNNNNNNNNNNNNNNNNNNNNNNNNNNNNNNNNNNNNNNNNNNNNNNNNNNNNNNNNNNNNNNNNNNNNNNNNNNNNNNNNNNNNNNNNNNNNNNNNNNNNNNNNNNNNNNNNNNNNNNNNNNNNNNNNNNNNNNNNNNNNNNNNNNNNNNNNNNNNNNNNNNNNNNNNNNNNNNNNNNNNNNNNNNNNNNNNNNNNNNNNNNNNNNNNNNNNNNNNNNNNNNNNNNNNNNNNNNNNNNNNNNNNNNNNNNNNNNNNNNNNNNNNNNNNNNNNNNNNNNNNNNNNNNNNNNNNNNNNNNNNNNNNNNNNNNNNNNNNNNNNNNNNNNNNNNNNNNNNNNNNNNNNNNNNNNNNNNNNNNNNNNNNNNNNNNNNNNNNNNNNNNNNNNNNNNNNNNNNNNNNNNNNNNNNNNNNNNNNNNNNNNNNNNNNNNNNNNNNNNNNNNNNNNNNNNNNNNNNNNNNNNNNNNNNNNNNNNNNNNNNNNNNNNNNNNNNNNNNNNNNNNNNNNNNNNNNNNNNNNNNNNNNNNNNNNNNNNNNNNNNNNNNNNNNNNNNNNNNNNNNNNNNNNNNNNNNNNNNNNNNNNNNNNNNNNNNNNNNNNNNNNNNNNNNNNNNNNNNNNNNNNNNNNNNNNNNNNNNNNNNNNNNNNNNNNNNNNNNNNNNNNNNNNNNNNNNNNNNNNNNNNNNNNNNNNNNNNNNNNNNNATGACACCGCAACGGTAACCGAAGACGGTTCAGTTGATATTGATGTAACAAATAATGATAATGATGTACCAAGCGATGGTACTTTAACAGTTACAAGTCCAACAAACGGAACAGTAACAATTGATGATGGAGGAACACCCAATGATCCAAGTGATGATGTCGTGACCTATGTTCCAAATCCAGATTTCAACGGCACTGATACATTTACTTATACGATTTGTGACAATGCAAGTCCTGCAAATTGTTCAACAGCTACCGTAACTGTAACAGTTATTCCTACGCCAGATGCAGTTGATGATATGACTACTACAAATGCTGGGGAAGATGTAGATATTGATATAACGGTAAACGATAATGATATACCAAATGATGGGACTATTGATGTAACTGATCCGAATAATGGAACCGTTTATATTGATGATGGAGGAACACCTAATGATCCAAGTGATGATATTATAACCTACACACCAAATGATGGATTTAATGGAACGGATACTTTTACTTATACAATATGTGATAATTTAATACCTCAAAATTGTACAAGGGCTACAGTAACAATTGTTGTTATATCTACAGATACTTGCTTATCACCTTATAATTTAATGTCTCCAGGTGACGGAAATAATGAGAATCAATACTTTTTTATACCTTGTATCGACAATCCAGAATATTCCAAGAACACGGTTGAAATATTTAATCGATGGGGTAATACAGTTTACAAAATTAGTGGATATAGTAACCTTGACGCTTCAAAAAGGTTTGAAGGAATATCAAATGGTAGAGTCACAATTAACGTAGATAAAAAATTACCAGTTGGAACTTATTATTACATAATTAACCCAGGAAATGGAGAAAGAGCTAAGGCAGGTTGGTTATACATTAACGAATAAAAATAAATCTACTTTCTTATGTTAAAGATGAAAAGAATATTGATTTTACGAAAACTAACAATGTTAGTGATATTTCAGGGGACTTTAGTTTTTTCACAACAAGATCCTCAATATACACAGTATATGTATAATACAATGAGTGTTAACCCCGCGTATGCTGGATCAAATGATCACACCGTAATAACTGCTTTAGGTCGAACTCAGTGGGTTGGATTAGATGGAGCCCCTGATTCTCAAACTTTAAGTTACGATACTCCAATAGGGTATTCTGGTGTAGGACTTGGTTTTAATTTAACTAATGATCAGATAGGTCCATCTAATGAGATATATCTTGATGTTAATGTATCATATACTATTCGAACTGGAAATGAAGGAAATTTAGCTTTTGGTTTAAAACTAGGAGGAAGGCATTTAGCTATTGATTGGAGTAAAGGAACTGCAAGGCAACAGGAACGTATTTTTGAAGGTAATATTAGTGAGTTTTTACCTACAATTGGAGCAGGTATATACTTTTACAAAAGTAATTGGTATATTGGCTTAGCCATTCCCAACTTTATAAGGACAGAACATTATGATGATACAATTGCAACTACGAATTTCGGAGACGGGGATTTGGCCGAAGAAAGATTACACTTTTTCGGAATTGCAGGTTATGTTTTCGATGTTAACGAAACAATTAAGTTCAAACCTGCAACCTTAGTAAAAGTTGTGAATGGAGCACCATTGTCTCTTGATGTATCAGGTAATTTTCTTTTTAATGAAAAGTTTGCCATTGGGGCAGCTTGGAGGTGGAACGACTCAATTAGTGCTTTAGTTGGTCTTCAAGCAACAAGCAACTTAAACATAGGTTTTGCTTATGATTTGACTACGTCAAATTATAATAATTTTAATTCGGGAACATATGAACTGATGTTACGATGGGATATACAAAGAAGTCGAGTGTTAAAATCGCCTAGATTCTTTTAATTTAAATTATAATTTATGAGAAAAGTATTACTATTTTATATATTGGTAATTAGTTTTTCAGGATTTTCACAAAGGAGATATGCAGCAGATCGTTATTTTAAAGAATATGCGTATAAAAAATCTGCAGAACTATACGAGGTTATCTATAATAAGGGTGATAAATCTATGCTTGTATTAAGCAGGTTGGGAGATGCAAATTACTATAATACAAACACTGCTGAGGCGGAGAGATGGTATCGCCTTTTATTTGAAAAATATAAAGAAGAAGTTTCATCTGAATATTTGTTTAGATATGCTCAATCTTTAAAGAGTAATGGTAAGATTGAAGAGTCAGATGAATGGTTGAGGAAGTTAAAAGATGTAAATAAAGGTGATTCAAGGGCAATTGCTCTAGAGAATAATCAAGATTATTTTGTAAAATATTCTAATAAGAAGAAAACCTACATGAGTATTCAAAATTTGAATATTAACACAAAATATTCTGATTTTGGAGGATATATTTATGGCAATGACTTATATTTTGCTTCTACTAAACCAGAAGGGTCTAAATTCGATAAAAAGTTATATAAGTGGAATGAACAACCGTTTTTAAATATTTATAAGGCGGAAGCGGAGCTTAGTAATGATATAGAAAAAGGACTACAAGTAAATGAATCTAAAAAACTACCTTCTTTAAATACACGCTATCACGAATCTAATGCAGTAATTACTTCAGATGGAAAGACGATGTATTTCACACGAGATAACTTCGATGGAGATAAATTGGATGGCGATAAAAATAGAGTAACTCATTTAAAAATCTATAAGGCTACATTAATTAATAATAAATGGGATGATATTGTAGAACTTCCTTTTAATAGTGACGAGTATTCATGTGGTCATCCTGCGTTAAGTGCTGACGAGAAGACATTGTATTTTGTTTCTGATATGTCAGGAGGAATCGGAGCAACTGATATATACAAAGTTTCTATAAATGATAATGGAGGTTACGGCAAAGTTGAGAATCTCGGAAGACCAATAAATACAGAAGGAAGAGAAATGTTTCCTAATATAGATAATGACAATACACTATATTTCGCATCAGATGGACATTTAGGCCTAGGAGCTTTAGATATATTTGAAGCTAAAGTTAATGGAGATGAGTTTACAGAGCCATTAAACCTAGGATCACCAGTAAACAGCCCAAGAGATGATTTTAGTTTCGTGATTAGCGAAGATAAGTCTTTCGGTTATTTTTCGTCAAATAGAAAAGGTGGTAAAGGAGATGATGATATTTATAGTTTTGTAATTTACAAGTGTAAAGAGGAAATTGTAGGAGTTATAACTGATGTTAGCTCAGGACAACCAATTACTGGAGCAACAGTCAGATTAATTGATAAAAATGGAGCACCAATTAATGAAAAGAAAACACTAGTAGATGGTAAGTATCATTTCAAAAATATTGATTGTGAAAGTAATTTTATAGTTATAGCATCTAAGGATAATTATAGAAGTAATCAGAAAGAGGTATTAACACAAGACGTGAATAAAAAACAAAACAAAACTGATTTAGTTTTAGAGTCTTTAATTGTTAAAAATAAGGAAGTTGCGCAGATAGTAATTAATCCAATATATTTTCAATTTGATTTATTCGATATTAGTGAAGATGCAGAATACGAGTTAGAGCATATTGTCTCGGTTATGAAGAATAATCCCGATATGGTAATTAAGATTGAATCGCATACTGATAGCAGAGGAACAAAAGAATATAATAAAATCTTATCGGAAAAAAGAGCTAAATCAACAAGGGATTATATTGTATCAAGAGGAATTGCTCCAGAAAGAATTGAAAGCGCAATTGGTTATGGAGAAGAAAGATTGTTAAATAACTGTAATGATATGAATCAAAGTAAATGTTCTGAGGAGGATCATTCGAAAAATAGAAGATCATACTTTTACATTGTTAATGAAAAATATAAAGATACAATCATAAATAGAGAGAATAAAGATAGCAGTATTGATGAGTTATCTAATGAAAATATTTATGTTGTTTCCCATCCATACGATACATTATTTAGTATTTCTAAACAGTTCGGAATGACGGTAAAGGAATTAAAATTACTCAACAATTTAAAATCAGATATAATTAGAATAGGTCAAAAACTTAAAATTAAGTAAATACAATGACCACCGTTTAAAGTATTCGTAAAAAGTGTCTGTAAAGGCACTTTTTTATTGACTCAAATCGAAGGATTCCAATAAAATATGTAATTTCGCAAATTCAATACTTAGAACGATAAAATGAGTAAGAATTTTACGGAATACAAAGGATTAGACTTACCAAAAGTAGCAGAAGAAATCTTAAATTATTGGGAGGAAAATAACATCTTTGAGAAAAGTGTAACTACACGCGAAGGAAATGAACCATTCGTGTTTTTCGAAGGCCCACCATCTGCAAATGGTTTGCCAGGAATTCATCATGTTATGGCACGTTCTATTAAAGATATTTTTTGTCGATATAAAACACAAAAAGGATATCAAGTTAAGCGTAAAGCAGGTTGGGATACTCACGGATTACCAGTTGAACTTGGTGTTGAAAAAGAATTAGGAATTACAAAAGAGGATATCGGCTCTAAAATTACTGTTGAAGAGTACAACGAAGCTTGTAAAAAAGCAGTAATGCGTTATACTGATATTTGGAATAACCTTACGCATAAAATGGGGTATTGGGTTGATATGAACGATCCATATATCACATACAAATCAAAATACATGGAATCTGTATGGTGGTTGCTAAAACAGATTTATGATAAGGATTTATTATACAAGGGTTATACAATTCAACCATATTCACCTAAAGCAGGTACAGGTTTAAGTTCTCACGAATTAAATCAACCAGGAACGTATCAAGATGTAACAGATACAACAGTTGTCGCTCAGTTCAAAGCTTTAGAAGAAACATTACCAGATTTCCTGCAGAATGAAGGTGATATTCACTTCTTAGCATGGACAACAACTCCTTGGACATTACCAAGTAATACAGCATTAACTGTTGGACCGAAAATAGAGTATGTTTTAGTTGAAACGTATAACCAATATACGTTCAAACCAATTAATGTAGTTTTAGCAAAAAATTTAGTTAATAAGCAATTCGCTGGTAAAAAGTTCAATCAAGTAGAAGAGAAGCCTGAGTTATTATCATATAAAGATGGTGATAAAGTAATTCCATATTTCATCGTTAAAGAATTTGTTGGTGCCGACTTAGTTGGAATAAAATATGAACAATTAATTGATTACGTATTACCATATGAAAATGCAGAAAATGCATTTAGAGTAATTTCTGGTGATTTCGTAACAACAGAAGATGGTACAGGTATCGTACATACAGCTCCAACATTTGGTGCTGATGATGCGTTTGTGTCAAAGCAAGCGGTTCCTGAAATTCCACCTATGTTAGTTTTAGACGAAAATGGAAACCCAGTTCCGCTAGTTGACTTACAGGGTAAATTTAGACCAGAATTAAAAGAATTCGCCGGAAAGTATGTAAAGAATGAATATTACACTGATGGTGAAGCGCCAGAGAAGTCTGTTGATGTTGAATTAGCGATTAAATTAAAAACAGAAAATAAAGCATTTAAGGTTGAAAAGTATGTACACAGTTATCCAAACTGTTGGCGTACAGACAAACCAATTTTATACTATCCATTAGATTCTTGGTTCATCAAAGTAACTGATGTTAAGGATAGAATGTTCGATTTAAATGAAACGATTAACTGGAAACCAAAATCAACTGGTGAAGGTCGTTTTGGAAATTGGTTAAAGAATGCTAACGATTGGAACTTATCTCGTTCTCGTTTCTGGGGAATTCCATTACCTATTTGGAGAACAGAAGACGGAACAGAGCAAGTTTGTATCGGATCTTTAGAAGAGTTAAAAAGAGAAATAGCAAGAGCAGTGAAAGCTGGTGTTATGGATACCGATATTTTTGCCAATTTTGAAGTAGGAAATATGTCCGAAGAAAACTACGAAAAAGTAGATCTTCATAAAAATGTTGTAGATAAAATCATATTAGTGTCGGAATCAGGAAAACCGATGCGTCGTGAAACTGATTTAATTGATGTTTGGTTCGATTCAGGATCAATGCCATATGCACAATGGCACTATCCATTTGAAAACAAGGAATTAGTTGATAACAAAAAGAGCTACCCAGCAAACTTTATAGCAGAAGGAGTAGACCAAACTCGTGGATGGTTCTATACATTACATGCAATTGGTACTATGGTATTCGATTCTGTAGCATATAAAAATGTTGTATCTAATGGTTTAGTATTAGACAAAAACGGACAAAAAATGTCGAAGCGTTTAGGAAATGCAGTTGATCCGTTTACAACGTTAGCAGAATATGGTCCAGATGCTACACGTTGGTATATGATTTCCAATGCAAATCCTTGGGATAACTTAAAATTTGATATTGCAGGTATAGAAGAAGTAAAGCGTAAGTTCTTCGGAACATTATATAATACGTATTCATTCTTCAGTTTATATGCAAACATTGATGGATTTACTTACAGTGAAGCAAATGTTCCATTAGCAGATCGTCCAGAGATTGATCGTTGGATTTTATCTGAGTTAAATACATTAGTTGAAAAGGTTGATAAATTCTATGCAGAGTATGAACCTACAAGAGCTACCAGAGCAATTTCCGATTTTGTACAAGATCATTTAAGTAACTGGTACGTTCGTTTATGTAGAAGACGTTTCTGGAAAGGAGAATATGCTCAGGATAAAATTTCAGCATACCAAACATTATATACATGTATGGAAACTGTTGCAA contains:
- a CDS encoding OmpA family protein, which translates into the protein MRKVLLFYILVISFSGFSQRRYAADRYFKEYAYKKSAELYEVIYNKGDKSMLVLSRLGDANYYNTNTAEAERWYRLLFEKYKEEVSSEYLFRYAQSLKSNGKIEESDEWLRKLKDVNKGDSRAIALENNQDYFVKYSNKKKTYMSIQNLNINTKYSDFGGYIYGNDLYFASTKPEGSKFDKKLYKWNEQPFLNIYKAEAELSNDIEKGLQVNESKKLPSLNTRYHESNAVITSDGKTMYFTRDNFDGDKLDGDKNRVTHLKIYKATLINNKWDDIVELPFNSDEYSCGHPALSADEKTLYFVSDMSGGIGATDIYKVSINDNGGYGKVENLGRPINTEGREMFPNIDNDNTLYFASDGHLGLGALDIFEAKVNGDEFTEPLNLGSPVNSPRDDFSFVISEDKSFGYFSSNRKGGKGDDDIYSFVIYKCKEEIVGVITDVSSGQPITGATVRLIDKNGAPINEKKTLVDGKYHFKNIDCESNFIVIASKDNYRSNQKEVLTQDVNKKQNKTDLVLESLIVKNKEVAQIVINPIYFQFDLFDISEDAEYELEHIVSVMKNNPDMVIKIESHTDSRGTKEYNKILSEKRAKSTRDYIVSRGIAPERIESAIGYGEERLLNNCNDMNQSKCSEEDHSKNRRSYFYIVNEKYKDTIINRENKDSSIDELSNENIYVVSHPYDTLFSISKQFGMTVKELKLLNNLKSDIIRIGQKLKIK
- the ileS gene encoding isoleucine--tRNA ligase produces the protein MSKNFTEYKGLDLPKVAEEILNYWEENNIFEKSVTTREGNEPFVFFEGPPSANGLPGIHHVMARSIKDIFCRYKTQKGYQVKRKAGWDTHGLPVELGVEKELGITKEDIGSKITVEEYNEACKKAVMRYTDIWNNLTHKMGYWVDMNDPYITYKSKYMESVWWLLKQIYDKDLLYKGYTIQPYSPKAGTGLSSHELNQPGTYQDVTDTTVVAQFKALEETLPDFLQNEGDIHFLAWTTTPWTLPSNTALTVGPKIEYVLVETYNQYTFKPINVVLAKNLVNKQFAGKKFNQVEEKPELLSYKDGDKVIPYFIVKEFVGADLVGIKYEQLIDYVLPYENAENAFRVISGDFVTTEDGTGIVHTAPTFGADDAFVSKQAVPEIPPMLVLDENGNPVPLVDLQGKFRPELKEFAGKYVKNEYYTDGEAPEKSVDVELAIKLKTENKAFKVEKYVHSYPNCWRTDKPILYYPLDSWFIKVTDVKDRMFDLNETINWKPKSTGEGRFGNWLKNANDWNLSRSRFWGIPLPIWRTEDGTEQVCIGSLEELKREIARAVKAGVMDTDIFANFEVGNMSEENYEKVDLHKNVVDKIILVSESGKPMRRETDLIDVWFDSGSMPYAQWHYPFENKELVDNKKSYPANFIAEGVDQTRGWFYTLHAIGTMVFDSVAYKNVVSNGLVLDKNGQKMSKRLGNAVDPFTTLAEYGPDATRWYMISNANPWDNLKFDIAGIEEVKRKFFGTLYNTYSFFSLYANIDGFTYSEANVPLADRPEIDRWILSELNTLVEKVDKFYAEYEPTRATRAISDFVQDHLSNWYVRLCRRRFWKGEYAQDKISAYQTLYTCMETVAKLGAPVAPFFMDRLYKDLNAATGKETFESVHLAEFPKFDASVVDKSLERKMENAQTISSLVLSLRAKEKIKVRQPLQKIMIPVLDVAQKEEINAVSSLIKSEVNVKEIQLLDDASGILVKQIKPNFKALGPKFGKDMKLVASEIQSFTQDQINTVEKEGQISIEINGKSITLGTEDVEISSKDIEGWLVANADGITVALDVTITENLRKEGIARELVNRIQNARKDSGFEVTDKIKLTFLNFAELQQSVQANENYIKTETLTNELVFVDSLESGTEIEFDTIKSRMLIEKAK